One genomic window of Lagenorhynchus albirostris chromosome 17, mLagAlb1.1, whole genome shotgun sequence includes the following:
- the RNF19A gene encoding E3 ubiquitin-protein ligase RNF19A isoform X3 yields MNDGSCNHMTCAVCGCEFCWLCMKEISDLHYLSPSGCTFWGKKPWSRKKKILWQLGTLVGAPVGIALIAGIAIPAMIIGIPVYVGRKIHNRYEGKDVSKHKRNLAIAGGVTLSVIVSPVVAAVTVGIGVPIMLAYVYGVVPISLCRSGGCGVSAGNGKGVRIEFDDENDINVGGTNTAVDTTSVAEARHNPSIGEGSVGGLTGSLSASGSHMDRIGAIRDNLSETASTMALAGASITGSLSGSAMVNCFHRLEVQADVQKERYSLSGESGTVSLGTVSDNASTKAMAGSILNSYIPLDKEGNSMEVQVDIESKPSKFRHNSGSSSVEDGSATRSHPGGSSSGLPEGKSSATKWSKEAAAGKKSKSGKLRKKSNMKINETREDMDAQLLEQQSTNSSEFEAPSLSDSMPSVADSHSSHFSEFSCSDLESMKTSCSHGSTDYHTRFATVNILPEVENDRLENSPHQCSISVLTKTASCSEVPQLNHIAEEHGNSGIKTNIDLYFGSALKEANNNHSHQTVELKVAIQTDI; encoded by the exons ATGAATGATGGGAGCTGTAATCACATGACATGTGCTGTCTGTGGTTGTGAGTTTTGTTGGTTGTGTATGAAAGAAATCTCGGATTTACATTATCTAAG tcCATCAGGATGTACTTTTTGGGGGAAGAAACCCTGGAGccgaaagaagaaaatattgtgGCAGCTGGGAACACTTGTTGGTGCTCCTGTAGGAATTGCTTTAATAGCTGGCATTGCTATCCCTGCCATGATTATTGGCATTCCTGTATATGTGGGCCGTAAG aTTCACAATCGATATGAAGGCAAGGATGTTTCAAAGCACAAACGGAATTTGGCCATAGCAGGTGGTGTAACATTGTCTGTAATCGTATCTCCAGTTGTAGCTGCAGTAACTGTAG GTATTGGTGTTCCTATTATGTTAGCTTATGTCTATGGTGTTGTTCCGATTTCTCTCTGTCGAAGCGGAGGTTGTGGGGTCTCAGCAGGCAATGGAAAAGGAGTCAGGATTGAATTTGATgatgaaaatgatataaatgttGGTGGGACAAACACAGCTGTAG ACACAACTTCAGTAGCAGAAGCAAGACACAACCCTAGCATAGGGGAGGGAAGTGTTGGTGGTTTGACCGGCAGTTTGAGTGCAAGTGGAAGCCACATGGATCGAATAGGAGCCATCCGGGACAACCTGAGTGAAACGGCCAGCACCATGGCGCTCGCTGGAGCCAGTATCACAGGGAGTCTGTCAGGAAGTGCCATGGTAAACTgttttcacag GTTGGAAGTACAAGCAGATGTACAGAAAGAACGGTACAGCCTAAGTGGAGAATCTGGCACAGTCAGTTTGGGAACAGTTAGTGATAATGCCAGCACCAAGGCAATGGCAGGATCCATTCTGAATTCCTACATCCCATTGGAcaa AGAAggcaacagtatggaggttcaggTAGATATCGAGTCAAAGCCATCCAAATTCAGGCACAACAGTGGAAGCAGCAGTGTGGAGGATGGCAGTGCCACCCGAAGTCATCCTGGGGGTTCATCCAGTGGCTTGCCTGAAGGTAAATCCAGTGCCACCAAGTGGtccaaagaagcagcagcaggaaagaaatcaaaaagtgGTAAATTGAGGAAAAAGAGTAACATGAAGATAAATGAGACCAGAGAGGACATGGATGCACAGTTGTTAGAACAGCAGAGTACGAACTCAAGTGAATTCGAGGCACCATCCCTCAGTGACAGTATGCCTTCTGTAGCAGATTCCCACTCTagtcatttttctgaatttagtTGTTCTGACCTAGAAAGCATGAAAACTTCTTGTAGTCATGGTTCCACTGATTATCACACCCGCTTTGCTACTGTTAACATTCTTCCTGAGGTAGAAAACGACCGTCTGGAAAATTCCCCCCATCAGTGTAGCATTTCTGTGCTTACTAAAACTGCTTCATGTTCAGAAGTTCCACAGTTGAATCATATTGCTGAAGAACATGGCAACAGTGGTATAAAAACCaatattgatttatattttggcAGTGCACTAAAAGAAGCAAATAACAACCACTCACATCAGACAGTGGAATTAAAAGTTGCAATTCAGACTGATATATAG